In Rosa chinensis cultivar Old Blush chromosome 1, RchiOBHm-V2, whole genome shotgun sequence, a genomic segment contains:
- the LOC112182474 gene encoding pentatricopeptide repeat-containing protein At2g16880, protein MTNPTPREQPQILETITTLLISTKTPQQLQSLKPYIPHLTEPLLLSLLRSRTLASHPSTLLSFFHWAQAHIPLLSQTPRPLLTLLPSLFSHNKFADAKTLLVQFISSDSQNTLHRLILHPDDAVPRRCKALLDTSIGAYVHVGKPHLAAQLFSKMKKLRYRPNLLTCNTLLNALVRCDSSHSIAMCVDIVRDAIGLGVTVNTGTFNILIYGHCLENKFRDAVDLLSKMNEFGCQPDNVSYNTILDWLCKKGKLSEARELLMDMKLRGVLPNRNTYNILVFGYCKLGWLREAVQVVELMTQGNLLPDVWTYNMLISGLCGAGRMEEAIRLRDEMEKLKLVPDVVTYNTLINWYFEGNDDSKALELLEEMLERGVRANEVTHNIMVKWYCKEGKMDEARDTIRKMKEEGFAPCSVTYNTLINGYCKAGKMEEAYRVMDEMFRKGLDMNTFTLNTILHAFCSQKKLDKAFTLFHTSVERGYILDEVTYGTLIMGCFKNENPDKALELWEEMKEKQILPSIVTYNSIIGGLCQSGKTDQALDKLNELVTTDLIPDETTYNTIIHGYCREGLVEKAFQFHNKMVEKSLKPDVYTCNILLSGLCSQGMLEKARRLFNTWISKGKDIDAVTYNILISGLCKERRFGDVFGLYADMIEKKLSPDRYTYSAILNALTDTGEIKEAEAFILKMGETGNLHDWSLKIDKGPDGVTCESSVESDSTTLAYSDQINQLCTQGKYKDAIHILLESKQKGITLNKDVYINLMEGLIKRRKGTSKVVSL, encoded by the coding sequence ATGACCAACCCAACACCTCGAGAGCAACCCCAAATCCTGGAAACCATCACAACCCTCTTAATCTCCACCAAAACCCCGCAACAGCTCCAATCCCTTAAACCCTACATTCCCCACCTAACGGAgcccctcctcctctctctcctccgctCCAGAACCCTAGCCTCCCACCCCTCcactctcctctccttcttccacTGGGCCCAGGCCCACATCCCCCTCCTCTCCCAAACCCCTCGCCCCCTCCTCACCCTCctcccctctctcttctcccacAACAAATTCGCCGACGCCAAAACCCTCCTCGTCCAATTCATCTCCTCCGATTCCCAAAACACCCTCCACCGCCTCATCCTCCACCCGGACGACGCCGTTCCGCGCCGCTGCAAGGCCCTCCTCGACACCTCCATCGGCGCCTATGTCCACGTCGGAAAGCCCCACCTCGCCGCCCAGCTCTTCTCCAAAATGAAGAAGCTCCGGTACCGGCCGAATCTCCTCACCTGCAACACTCTGCTCAATGCTCTGGTAAGGTGTGACTCGTCTCATTCCATTGCAATGTGTGTAGATATAGTTAGGGATGCCATTGGACTAGGGGTTACTGTTAATACCGGAACTTTTAACATTTTGATTTACGGGCATTGCTTGGAGAATAAGTTTAGGGATGCCGTCGATTTGTTGAGCAAGATGAATGAGTTTGGATGCCAACCTGATAATGTGAGCTATAATACGATTTTGGATTGGTTGTGTAAGAAGGGGAAGTTGAGTGAGGCGAGGGAGTTGTTGATGGACATGAAGTTACGAGGGGTGTTGCCGAATAGGAACACGTATAATATTTTGGTTTTCGGGTATTGTAAGCTGGGGTGGTTGAGGGAGGCGGTGCAGGTGGTGGAGTTGATGACACAGGGTAATTTGTTGCCGGATGTTTGGACGTATAATATGTTGATTAGTGGGTTGTGTGGAGCGGGCAGGATGGAGGAGGCGATAAGGCTGAGGGATGAGATGGAGAAGTTGAAGCTGGTGCCAGATGTTGTCACGTATAATACGTTGATTAACTGGTATTTTGAGGGGAACGATGATTCTAAGGCGTTGGAGTTGCTTGAGGAGATGCTTGAACGGGGAGTGAGAGCAAATGAAGTTACTCACAATATAATGGTGAAGTGGTATTGTAAGGAAGGGAAGATGGATGAAGCAAGAGATACTATTAGGAAGATGAAGGAAGAGGGGTTTGCTCCTTGTTCTGTCACTTACAATACTTTGATCAACGGATATTGCAAAGCAGGGAAAATGGAAGAAGCATATAGGGTGATGGATGAGATGTTTAGGAAAGGTTTGGATATGAACACTTTTACCCTCAATACTATTCTTCATGCATTTTGTAGTCAGAAGAAGCTAGACAAGGCATTTACATTGTTCCATACTTCCGTTGAGAGGGGTTATATACTTGATGAGGTGACCTATGGAACTCTGATCATGGGATGCTTTAAGAACGAAAATCCAGACAAGGCTTTGGAGCTTTGGGAAGAGATGAAGGAGAAACAGATCCTTCCTAGCATTGTCACCTACAACTCTATAATTGGAGGCCTATGCCAGTCTGGGAAAACCGATCAAGCACTTGATAAGTTGAATGAGCTTGTAACGACGGATCTAATCCCTGATGAAACTACATACAACACGATAATTCATGGCTATTGCCGTGAGGGTCTGGTTGAGAAAGCATTTCAgttccacaacaaaatggttgAGAAATCGTTGAAGCCGGATGTGTATACATGTAATATTCTTCTTTCTGGACTATGCAGTCAGGGTATGTTAGAAAAAGCTCGTAGGCTTTTTAACACCTGGATTTCTAAGGGAAAAGACATTGATGCAGTTACTTACAACATATTGATATCCGGCCTTTGCAAAGAACGGAGGTTTGGTGATGTTTTTGGTCTTTATGCTGACATGATAGAAAAGAAATTATCTCCGGACCGGTATACTTACAGTGCCATTCTCAATGCACTTACCGATACTGGTGAGATTAAGGAAGCAGAGGCGTTTATATTGAAAATGGGTGAAACGGGGAACTTACATGATTGGTCCTTGAAAATAGACAAGGGGCCAGATGGGGTGACCTGTGAATCTTCAGTAGAATCTGATTCAACCACACTAGCTTATTCGGATCAGATCAATCAGTTGTGTACGCAAGGTAAATACAAGGATGCAATCCACATTTTGCTAGAGTCGAAGCAGAAAGGTATCACTTTAAATAAAGATGTTTATATAAATTTGATGGAAGGGTTGATTAAAAGGCGAAAAGGCACATCAAAGGTTGTTAGCCTGTAG